In Candidatus Nitrospira nitrosa, the genomic stretch CAATCCGCATTCGGCGTGGACGTCACAGACTTGAAGCCTGTCGATTTTATCACGGCACAGATCGGAGGACATTCAGCGCTGGTGTTACGCACCGAAGAAACGGGCGAGGTTGATATCGAAGTTCTCCTTCCCGTTGAAAGCCTCCTCACCGCCTGGGCGAGCGCGTTGCAAGCCGGTGCCAAATTTGGGATCAGAGCCATTGGAACCCAGGCGCGAGAGGCCTTGCGCATGGAGGCCGGTCTCCCGAAAGCTGGGCCAGATTTGAACGAAGAGATTGTTCCACCTGAAGCCAACCTTGAGGGGAAAGCGTTCAGTCTCAATAAAGGATGCTATCCAGGGCAAGAAGTTGTCGCGCGCATGGATACCTATGGCAATGTGCGCCGCAAACTCGTCGGGCTGGTCTTGCAGGATTCCGTCATACCTCCCCATGGAGCCAAACTCTATAGCGGCGATCGTGAGGTGGGCTGGGTGAGCAGCGCCATCCATTCTCCTCAGTTCAACAAGCCCATCGCCTTTGGATTCCCGCTGCGAGACTTCAGTACCGCAGGGACAGAACTCACTGTGGAATGCGATGGGAGCAAGCACGCAGCGACCATTCATGCTCTCCCCTTTTACACCAGACCGTAACGGTATCCCCCCTCAACACTCCTAAACACCTAATGTCCATTGATGAACAAGAAGACAGCGCCCAAGTCACCCCCTACCAGGCTGCAGGTGGCCTTGAAGGCATTACCAAGCTGGTAGACGAGTTCTATATCAATATGGATACATTGCCGGAAGCCAAAGTCATCCGAGCCATGCACCCACCTGACCTCGCGGAATCACGAAAAAAATTAACATACTTTCTCTGCGGCTGGCTGGGAGGTCCGAGGCTCTTTCAGCAACACTACGGCCCCATCAGTATCCCTGGAGCACATAAACGGTTCCCCATCGGATACGAAGAACGTGACGCCTGGCTCCTCTGCATGCAACGGGCCCTTGCCGTCCAACCCTATAGTAACGAATTGAAAGACTACCTCTTGGCTGCGCTCAGTATCCCCGCCGAACGAGTTCGGCAAGTGAACGCCGGAGAGATTTAGCTCTCGACCCTTCCTTCAGGTGTCTGAACGACCTCAGGAATTCATCATCGCCTCGGCTCCATACAGGTTAAGAGACAGATCTGCATCCTTTCGAATACAGCGATACCACATCATGACACTCCCGGAAGTCTCCACTATCCTTCAGAATCAAGCGATGAATAAAGAAATCCTCGTGGCACCCTCCTTGCTTTTCCGAACATAAGCCCAAGTCCGACCGGGGTTCACCAAATAGGAGTGCGCATACGGCGCACTGACAACATGGACGCTATGAAGCCCAAAACGTGCCTGACCTACGAGAGAGGAATAGGCAGAAGAGAAACTGCGCGGTAAGGTTAGCCCAGGTTCGTAAAGGATGAAATGACTTTCCTCTTCAATAACTCAAACGATCATCACCTCCTGACAGAGCCGATCTCCATTGGATGCGAAGCCTGGATCGATGTGGACCGGTTTTGCGCCACTGCAACTCCTACGCAGCAGGCCTCGAGAGCTTCGTCCGATAGCTCCCTCACGAAGTCCTTCACCCACATCCGCAGAAAATTCAGGAAAAGCTCTGACCAAGACATCGGCTAACTGCGACCGTCCCCCCTCCATCTCAGCACTTTCTCGCTGAAAACCTACGCTTGACGAAGCACAGTCTCCGACCACACACTCCATACAAAGCATTTGATGCCACCGACGTGTAACCGATTAATCTTATTGCCCTCTCTAGCGGTGTTGGTAGTCGCTGCCATGCTGGTTAGTTGTGCGACGACGAGAGTTGACATCTCACCATCCCCTCAAGCTCCAGTGTGTGATGGTACAGCTTCAGCACTCGTTTTCTGGGCGGCCCAGTGGCGCCCGAATCAGAAAGATGTGTCGAACCGGGAAGCTGCTGCCCAGACCGGCTTGAAAGAGTTTCTGCAAACGTCGGGTTGTTTCAAAAACTATGAGCTTCGCCGCGTAGCAGTTCTGACTCCTACCGGAGTTGCCTCAGAAGTCGGCTCGACGAATAGACTGTTCAACAAGGTAGTTGTCATTACACTTCGGGAGCTTGGACCGGTAATCAAGCTACTCTCATCCCTGGCGCTCATAGATGGTGGAACGGACGTCGTGCTCCAGGTCGATGAGTATACCCCACCGGTCGAGATCCCAACCCGAACCTTCACTGTTCGCTGGCAGAACGGTGGACCCGGAGTGATCAAAGGCGTGGCCTCTCTACCACAAGAATTGCGAGCCGCACTGATTACGGCTCTGCAACCGAATAGCCCCAGCAGTAATGCCGCACCCTGAGCTGAGTTGAGCAAAACAAGCGTTACTATTTTCTAGCTAAGGTAAACGTGTCACCGACTTGATTTCTGGTTCCACCAGCATCCATAGAGCGATTGATCTGGACCCAGCCCACAACCTCAGCGTACGATGTAACCCAACATATTCCACAAGTTGACTGGAAGTTGCCCTGCACTTAAGGTCCGCCGCAATGCCATGTTCTTGTTGTAAGTCTGACGGAGTCCCGATTCGATGGGAATATCTTGGGATTCTGAATTGTCTCCTATCTATGAAGAGATTGGGAATGGGATGGAGATCTCATGGACCGAATACACGACGACAACGCTTCGCAAACTCAGGCAGATGGTGTAGCTGAACGCTCAGCATTGAACTACGGAGGTTGTATGAAATTGCACAAGTTACTTCTCGATCACCTTCTGGCGGTGCTCTCTCTTTTGCTTATCCCTACCTTCACGTATGGGATGTCAGGAATGGACGCGCCGCATAGCGGACATGTGAAGGGAGACACCTCTCTCTCGGAAAGTATAGGCAAACCGATCAATTCATCAGAAGCCGAGATTGAGATCACCTACAGTGCGGATGGAAAAACCGCTATCTTCGCCTCCGGACGTAAAGGCAGCATCTCCTCACCGGGAGTGCCTTATAACTTCGACATCTGGATGTCGCACAGTGTGGACGGCACCTGGCAGGAACCTATTCATTTGGGTCCGGGTATTGATCCCACCGTGGGACCAAATATCAATACGTCTGCCTGGGAGCTGGAGCCGAGTCTCTCTAATGATGGCAACATCATCTATTTCACAAGATACCAGCCTGGCAATCTCTCTACTGGGGACCTCTACGTGACCCAAAAGATCAATGGGGTCTGGCAACCAGCTAGGAATTGGAACGATGTTCCGGAACTCCCCCATATCAATACCCCAACAGGCGAAGAACATTGTCCGATCATTGCTTCTGACAGCCTGATCTATTTCAACTATCAGCAGCCTGGAGTCACCCAAGATAGCGACGTCTGGAAAGTCGAGAAGAAAAATGGGGCCTGGCAAAAACCGGAAAGTCTAGGCTCACGAATCAATTCGCCCTACCGTGACCATATGCACTGGACTGGCCTGTCAAAGGATGGCAAGAGCCTCCTTATTACCAGCACTCGCCCTGACATGGGATCGCGAGGAGGTCACGATATGTGGATTTCCTATCAGAATCCTAAAGGCGAATGGCAAGAACCGCTGAATCTTGGCGACACCATCAACACCCCCGGTGAAGATATGTGCTGGACCTTTACCCCAGACGGCAAGACCTTCACGGGTGGATCTGGCCCTCGTGACTCCTATAACCACGATATCATGTGGGTAAAGAAAGACGATGTTCCATTGCTGAAGAACTTTGAGCCGATCGGACCGCCTCCGAATCTGCTCACCAACAAATCCGGTAATTCAAAGTGACAGTGCCGCAAGGGCCAAATGATCTGCTGCGCTGTATCGGTGTTACTGGTAATGCTGGGCTTGAGTGAGGAAGAGGCTGGTATAGAGACCATGCTGTGCCATTAATTCGTCGTGTGTCCCTTGCTCCACAATTTGCCCCTGATCCACGACGAAGATTCGATCCGCCATCTTGACCGTCGACAACCGATGGCTGATGAAGATCGCCGTCCGCCCCTGGGCAAGTTCATGAAACCGTTCAAACAGTTCTGCTTCCGCCTTGGCATCCATCGCGCTGGTGGGTTCATCGAGAATAAGAATTTGCGAGTCTCGGAGAATCGACCTGGCGAGAGCGACTTTCTGCCACTCGCCGATACTCAGTTCATGCCCACCATCGAAGAGTTTGCCGAGTAATGACTCATACCCGTTCGGTAGTCGTTCAATAGCCTCGTGGATTCCAGCCTGTTTTGCGGCCTGCACGATGGCGAAGGGGTCAACACCGGAAGCCCTCACGCCCAGCGCGATATTGTCTTTTGCGGACAACTGAAACTTCACAAAGTCTTGGAACACTCCACTCACCGAGCCTCGCACATCAGCGATCGGGTAATCACGAAGATCCGTCCCGTCGATCGTGATACGCCCGCCCGACGGATCGTACAAACGGCACAAGAGCTTCACCAATGTCGTCTTGCCCGCACCGTTCGCCCCGACAAATGCGACATGCTCCCCAGGTTTGATCGAAAAAGTGAAGTCCCGAATCGCCACGCGTTCCTCATGTGGATATTGGAACGACACATGCTCAAAGACCAGCCCCTCGACAATTGGGCGAGGAAACGCTTTGGGAGCTGCTGAAGTTCTCAATCGAGATTGTAGGCCTAAGAACTCATCCAACGTGGCAAGAAAGAGATTGCTCTCATAGAGACTGGACACACTCTGACCAAGGCCTTCCAAATATCCTGAAGCGCGTTGCACGGCTTGAAGACAGATGACAAGGTCACCTATAGTCAGCAGTCCGTCAATGGTCCTCACGACTAACAAACTGCAGACCCCGAAGACCCCGGCAATACCAATAATCTGTGCAACAAACCCGGAAAACACCCATCGTCGCTCTAACGCGATTCGTTCTCGACGCAATATCAGACGCGCGTCGGCAAACCACTGCCGCAGCCGGTTACCAAGATCAAATAGCCTGACCTCCTTCGCCGCACCAGCTTGGGTCAGCAGCATATGAGCGTACCAGGCCTTTCGGTCAAGTGGCGCCCGCTCCCGTTCCCACGCATAGAGCTGATTGGACTGTTTCAACTTGACGATGAAGTATGGAATAGCCGTTAGGACTAAAATTGGAATCACCCCCCAATGCATCCACCAGAGGAGGGCAGCCATCGTAAGCAAGGAAATGGCGTTTTGCCCCATCTGGAGCAGCGCATTCAGAATGGCGGTTGGTCGATAGGGTGCTTCCTGCTGTGCCAGATGCAAAGTATCTTGATAGCGTGCATTCTCATAGTACTCAAGGTCGACCTCAACTGACTTTTCTTGAAGGACCGAGTACATATGATCAGTCACGACCTCGGATTGTATTTTTGAAACCAACCCTGCCACAGCGCTGAGAATGGCGCTGACCGCAGCCACACCGGCTACACCGGCAAGAATCGCAAGAATATGAGTCAACGACGCGTCATCCCAGGGTGACTTTAGTCCTTCAGTTACGGCATCAATTAAAAGCTTCGTCAAGTACAACGCCCCGAGTGGAAGGAGCCCCTGAATAACGCGGACCACAATACTTGCACTGCCCAGACTTGGACTGCTCTGCCATACGAACGATAAGGCTCGTCGGACCGTGTGCAAGAAAGACCCT encodes the following:
- a CDS encoding ABC transporter ATP-binding protein gives rise to the protein MNTILNRVGSFLHTVRRALSFVWQSSPSLGSASIVVRVIQGLLPLGALYLTKLLIDAVTEGLKSPWDDASLTHILAILAGVAGVAAVSAILSAVAGLVSKIQSEVVTDHMYSVLQEKSVEVDLEYYENARYQDTLHLAQQEAPYRPTAILNALLQMGQNAISLLTMAALLWWMHWGVIPILVLTAIPYFIVKLKQSNQLYAWERERAPLDRKAWYAHMLLTQAGAAKEVRLFDLGNRLRQWFADARLILRRERIALERRWVFSGFVAQIIGIAGVFGVCSLLVVRTIDGLLTIGDLVICLQAVQRASGYLEGLGQSVSSLYESNLFLATLDEFLGLQSRLRTSAAPKAFPRPIVEGLVFEHVSFQYPHEERVAIRDFTFSIKPGEHVAFVGANGAGKTTLVKLLCRLYDPSGGRITIDGTDLRDYPIADVRGSVSGVFQDFVKFQLSAKDNIALGVRASGVDPFAIVQAAKQAGIHEAIERLPNGYESLLGKLFDGGHELSIGEWQKVALARSILRDSQILILDEPTSAMDAKAEAELFERFHELAQGRTAIFISHRLSTVKMADRIFVVDQGQIVEQGTHDELMAQHGLYTSLFLTQAQHYQ
- a CDS encoding PD40 domain-containing protein, translated to MKLHKLLLDHLLAVLSLLLIPTFTYGMSGMDAPHSGHVKGDTSLSESIGKPINSSEAEIEITYSADGKTAIFASGRKGSISSPGVPYNFDIWMSHSVDGTWQEPIHLGPGIDPTVGPNINTSAWELEPSLSNDGNIIYFTRYQPGNLSTGDLYVTQKINGVWQPARNWNDVPELPHINTPTGEEHCPIIASDSLIYFNYQQPGVTQDSDVWKVEKKNGAWQKPESLGSRINSPYRDHMHWTGLSKDGKSLLITSTRPDMGSRGGHDMWISYQNPKGEWQEPLNLGDTINTPGEDMCWTFTPDGKTFTGGSGPRDSYNHDIMWVKKDDVPLLKNFEPIGPPPNLLTNKSGNSK
- the ygfZ gene encoding CAF17-like 4Fe-4S cluster assembly/insertion protein YgfZ, whose amino-acid sequence is MKHSRLHQQHSQLGATFEEITGWEMPVHYGDVAAEHRAVREAVGITDLSHRGKLRVTGEDRVKWLQSVISNDILPLQAGQGLYSSLLTHKGKMLTYFRLYMHSDTVIVEDVGEIGEATFQALRKFLLYGTKAKMENCAETWGLLLVSGPKATQVIQSAFGVDVTDLKPVDFITAQIGGHSALVLRTEETGEVDIEVLLPVESLLTAWASALQAGAKFGIRAIGTQAREALRMEAGLPKAGPDLNEEIVPPEANLEGKAFSLNKGCYPGQEVVARMDTYGNVRRKLVGLVLQDSVIPPHGAKLYSGDREVGWVSSAIHSPQFNKPIAFGFPLRDFSTAGTELTVECDGSKHAATIHALPFYTRP
- a CDS encoding group II truncated hemoglobin, with the translated sequence MSIDEQEDSAQVTPYQAAGGLEGITKLVDEFYINMDTLPEAKVIRAMHPPDLAESRKKLTYFLCGWLGGPRLFQQHYGPISIPGAHKRFPIGYEERDAWLLCMQRALAVQPYSNELKDYLLAALSIPAERVRQVNAGEI